In Ruminococcaceae bacterium BL-6, a genomic segment contains:
- the grpE gene encoding Protein GrpE, with protein sequence MSKKDTEKETAKKAEETAGQKPEKAADQKPEKKAEEKPEQKAEAEKEQKTKKKAEQTAETEPEQSPPEKEEDDLRGQLEKTSAQLAAQKDLFLRTAAEYDNYRKRTDREKTSLYADTIAEAVAKFLPVYDNLQRALAQPDCSLEDLRKGVEMVEKQMGETLEKFGVSAVGETGDPFDPAVHNAVSHVEDENLGENVVAAVLQKGYRLGGRIIRHAMVQVAN encoded by the coding sequence TTGAGCAAAAAAGACACCGAAAAGGAAACGGCTAAAAAGGCGGAAGAGACCGCCGGGCAGAAGCCGGAAAAGGCCGCGGATCAAAAGCCGGAGAAAAAGGCCGAAGAAAAGCCGGAGCAGAAGGCCGAAGCGGAAAAAGAACAGAAAACGAAAAAAAAGGCAGAGCAGACGGCCGAAACGGAGCCGGAGCAGTCGCCGCCGGAAAAGGAAGAGGACGACCTGCGCGGCCAGCTGGAAAAGACAAGCGCGCAGCTTGCCGCACAAAAAGACCTCTTCCTCCGCACCGCCGCCGAATACGACAATTACCGAAAGCGCACCGACCGCGAAAAGACCAGCCTTTATGCCGATACCATTGCGGAAGCGGTCGCAAAGTTCCTTCCGGTTTACGATAATCTCCAGCGCGCGCTGGCACAGCCCGACTGTTCGCTGGAAGACCTGCGCAAGGGCGTGGAAATGGTTGAAAAGCAGATGGGCGAAACGCTTGAAAAATTCGGCGTTTCCGCGGTCGGGGAAACAGGGGACCCGTTTGACCCCGCCGTGCACAACGCCGTGTCCCATGTCGAGGACGAAAACCTCGGCGAAAATGTCGTTGCCGCCGTGCTTCAGAAGGGCTACCGTCTCGGCGGCAGGATCATCCGCCACGCGATGGTTCAGGTGGCCAACTGA
- a CDS encoding GGGtGRT protein → MANDVIFEGKERRIAKIEKCLAEYGIASLEEARGICLKKGFDPDKIVKGVQPIAFENASWAYTLGCAVALKKNVKNASEAAEAIGIGLEAFCIPGSVAEHRKVGLGHGNLGAMLLRDETKCFAFLAGHESFAAAEGAIGIARTANRARKKPLRIILNGLGKDAAYIISRVNGFTYVKTDYDFFSETLNIVEERAFSDGERAQVKCYGANDVQEGVAIMKHEGVDVSITGNSTNPVRFQHLVAGTYKKWANENGVKYFSVASGGGTGRTLHPDNMGAGPASYGLTDSMGRMHGDAQFAGSSSVPAHVEMMGLIGMGNNPMVGATVACAVAVYESLK, encoded by the coding sequence ATGGCCAACGACGTCATATTTGAGGGCAAGGAAAGAAGAATTGCCAAAATAGAGAAGTGCCTTGCCGAGTACGGCATTGCCAGCCTGGAAGAAGCGCGCGGCATCTGTCTGAAGAAGGGCTTCGACCCGGACAAAATCGTCAAGGGCGTGCAGCCCATCGCGTTTGAAAACGCAAGCTGGGCCTATACGCTCGGCTGCGCCGTGGCGCTGAAAAAGAACGTGAAAAACGCATCCGAAGCCGCCGAGGCGATCGGCATCGGCCTGGAGGCGTTCTGCATCCCCGGCTCCGTCGCGGAGCACCGCAAGGTGGGCCTGGGCCACGGGAACCTGGGCGCCATGCTTCTGAGAGATGAAACGAAATGCTTCGCGTTCCTGGCGGGGCACGAATCCTTCGCCGCCGCGGAGGGCGCGATCGGCATCGCCCGCACCGCGAACCGAGCGCGCAAAAAGCCGCTGCGCATCATCCTGAACGGCCTGGGGAAAGATGCGGCCTATATCATCTCCAGAGTCAACGGATTTACTTATGTGAAAACAGATTACGACTTCTTCAGCGAAACGCTGAACATCGTGGAGGAGCGCGCCTTTTCCGACGGCGAGCGCGCCCAGGTAAAATGCTACGGCGCGAACGACGTCCAGGAGGGCGTCGCGATCATGAAGCACGAGGGCGTGGATGTCTCCATCACCGGCAACTCCACCAACCCGGTCCGGTTCCAGCACCTGGTGGCGGGCACCTATAAAAAGTGGGCCAACGAAAACGGCGTGAAATATTTCTCGGTGGCTTCCGGCGGCGGCACGGGCCGCACCCTGCACCCGGACAACATGGGCGCCGGCCCGGCCTCTTACGGCCTGACCGACTCGATGGGCCGCATGCACGGCGACGCGCAGTTCGCCGGCTCGTCCTCCGTTCCGGCCCATGTGGAGATGATGGGCCTGATCGGCATGGGCAACAACCCGATGGTGGGCGCCACCGTGGCGTGCGCCGTCGCGGTGTACGAATCGCTGAAATAA
- the dnaK gene encoding molecular chaperone, ATP-dependent (Evidence 2a : Function from experimental evidences in other organisms; PubMedId : 10074100, 12224648, 12799007, 17407764, 22938038, 25355936, 27148221; Product type f : factor), whose amino-acid sequence MSKTIGIDLGTTNSCVAVIEGGEPVVIPNAEGARTTPSVVAFSKTGERMIGQVAKRQAITNPERTVSSIKREMGSNYKVNIDGKSFTPQEISAMILQKLKGDAEAYLGEPVNSAVITVPAYFTDSQRQATKDAGKIAGLDVKRIINEPTAAALSYGVDKGEDQKVMVYDLGGGTFDVSIIEMGDGVQEVLATAGNNRLGGDDFDKRIIDWMIQNFKKENGIDLSGDKMAMQRLKEAAEKAKIELSGMTSASINLPFITADASGPKHLDLTLSRAKFNELTADLVEKTMGPVRQALKDSGLQISEIGKVLMVGGSSRIPAVQDAVKNFIGKEPFKGINPDECVAIGAAIQAGVLGGEVQGLLLLDVTPLSLGVETMGGVMTKIIDRNTTIPTKKSQIFSTAADGQTQVEVNVLQGEREFARDNKQLGLFKLDGIAPAPRGIPQIEVTFDIDANGIVNVSAKDLGTGKEQHITISSSSNMSKDDINKAVKEAEKFAEEDKKRREQVDSKNEAENLCYSVEKLISENGAKIDEADKTELNQKVAAVKGILSSGSAEDIKAKTEELQKSLYAVSEKLYKNSAPQQNAGPAGSAGPQQGAPGAGPAGKGPDGQNVYDADYKDVDDNNSQNK is encoded by the coding sequence ATGTCAAAGACAATCGGTATCGATTTAGGTACAACCAACTCCTGTGTCGCCGTCATCGAGGGCGGCGAACCCGTTGTCATTCCGAATGCCGAAGGCGCAAGGACCACGCCGTCCGTCGTCGCTTTCTCCAAAACCGGCGAAAGGATGATCGGCCAGGTCGCAAAGCGCCAGGCGATCACGAACCCGGAGCGCACCGTTTCCTCCATCAAAAGGGAAATGGGCTCCAACTATAAAGTGAACATCGACGGAAAGAGCTTTACGCCGCAGGAAATCTCGGCGATGATTCTGCAGAAGCTGAAGGGGGACGCCGAAGCGTATCTGGGCGAGCCGGTCAACTCCGCCGTCATCACGGTGCCCGCTTACTTCACGGACTCCCAGCGCCAGGCGACGAAGGACGCCGGAAAGATCGCCGGCCTCGACGTCAAGCGCATCATCAACGAGCCGACAGCCGCCGCGCTTTCCTACGGCGTAGACAAGGGCGAAGACCAGAAAGTGATGGTTTACGATCTGGGCGGCGGCACGTTTGATGTCTCCATCATCGAGATGGGCGACGGCGTGCAGGAGGTCCTCGCGACCGCCGGCAACAACCGCTTGGGCGGCGACGATTTTGACAAGCGCATCATCGACTGGATGATCCAGAACTTCAAAAAGGAAAACGGGATCGACCTTTCCGGCGACAAAATGGCGATGCAGCGCCTGAAGGAAGCCGCCGAAAAAGCGAAAATCGAGCTTTCCGGCATGACCTCCGCGTCCATCAACCTGCCGTTTATCACCGCGGACGCGAGCGGCCCGAAACACCTTGACCTGACCCTTTCGAGGGCGAAATTCAACGAGCTGACCGCCGACCTCGTCGAAAAGACGATGGGCCCGGTGCGCCAGGCCCTGAAGGATTCCGGGCTTCAGATCTCCGAGATCGGCAAGGTGCTGATGGTCGGCGGCTCCTCGAGGATCCCCGCCGTGCAGGATGCGGTCAAGAACTTTATCGGCAAGGAGCCGTTCAAGGGCATCAACCCCGACGAGTGCGTCGCAATCGGCGCCGCGATTCAGGCCGGCGTTCTCGGCGGCGAGGTTCAGGGCCTGCTGCTGCTGGATGTCACCCCGCTTTCGCTGGGCGTGGAAACCATGGGCGGTGTCATGACCAAGATCATCGACCGCAACACCACCATCCCGACCAAGAAGAGCCAGATCTTCTCCACTGCCGCGGACGGCCAGACCCAGGTGGAGGTCAACGTGCTGCAGGGCGAGCGTGAATTCGCGCGCGACAACAAGCAGCTCGGCCTGTTTAAGCTCGACGGCATCGCGCCTGCGCCGCGCGGCATCCCGCAGATCGAGGTCACGTTCGATATCGACGCGAACGGCATCGTGAACGTTTCCGCAAAGGATCTGGGCACCGGCAAGGAGCAGCACATCACCATCTCCTCCAGCTCGAACATGAGCAAGGACGATATCAATAAGGCCGTGAAGGAAGCGGAGAAATTCGCGGAAGAGGACAAGAAGCGCCGCGAGCAGGTCGACTCGAAGAACGAGGCGGAAAACCTGTGCTACTCGGTGGAGAAGCTGATCTCCGAAAACGGCGCGAAGATCGACGAGGCCGACAAGACCGAGCTGAACCAGAAGGTCGCTGCGGTCAAGGGAATTCTTTCCTCCGGCAGCGCCGAAGACATCAAGGCAAAGACAGAGGAGCTCCAGAAGTCGCTGTATGCGGTTTCCGAAAAGCTGTATAAGAACAGCGCCCCGCAGCAGAACGCCGGCCCTGCCGGATCTGCCGGCCCGCAGCAGGGTGCGCCCGGCGCCGGCCCTGCCGGGAAAGGCCCCGACGGCCAGAACGTCTACGATGCGGATTACAAGGATGTCGACGACAACAACAGCCAGAACAAATAA
- the dnaJ gene encoding co-factor of molecular chaperone (Evidence 2a : Function from experimental evidences in other organisms; PubMedId : 10383760, 10658654, 16385044, 16952052; Product type f : factor) — protein MADKKDYYEVMGVPRNASEEEIKKAYRKLAKQYHPDLHPGDKTAEAKFKEINEAYEVLSDKEKRSRYDQFGHAGVDPNFGGAPGGSPFDADIDLGDIFNSFFGGFGGHRSANPNAPRRGRDAEANVVISFEEAAKGCKKNISYSKVDLCPACGGTGAEPGTQAKTCPQCGGTGQVRISQRTPFGMVQTSRTCDRCGGTGKVIEKPCKACNGTGRVRRQKTVEISIPAGIDDNQVLNVGGQGDAGVNGGPAGDLHVFVSVRPHPIFERRGNDVWCEMPITFTQAALGADVTVPTLDGKVSYHVHEGTQPGDVFKLRGKGIPNIGGRGRGDQYVRVTIEVPKNLSEKQKELLQEFDGEGSERNYQKRKSFFDKLKGRFDTEK, from the coding sequence TTGGCTGATAAAAAGGATTATTACGAGGTAATGGGCGTGCCCAGAAACGCCTCGGAAGAAGAAATCAAAAAGGCCTACCGAAAATTGGCCAAGCAATATCATCCGGATCTTCATCCGGGGGATAAAACGGCGGAGGCAAAGTTTAAGGAAATCAACGAGGCGTACGAGGTCCTGTCCGATAAGGAAAAGCGGTCGCGCTACGACCAGTTCGGGCATGCCGGCGTCGACCCCAATTTCGGCGGCGCCCCGGGCGGAAGCCCGTTCGATGCCGATATTGATCTGGGGGATATTTTCAACAGCTTTTTCGGCGGCTTCGGCGGGCACAGAAGCGCAAACCCCAACGCGCCGAGGAGGGGCCGCGACGCGGAAGCGAACGTCGTGATTTCTTTTGAAGAAGCGGCCAAAGGCTGCAAGAAAAACATATCGTACAGCAAAGTCGATCTCTGCCCTGCGTGCGGCGGCACCGGAGCGGAGCCCGGCACGCAGGCGAAGACCTGCCCCCAGTGCGGCGGCACCGGCCAGGTCAGGATCAGCCAGCGCACGCCGTTCGGTATGGTGCAGACCTCGCGCACCTGCGACCGCTGCGGCGGCACCGGGAAAGTGATCGAAAAGCCGTGCAAGGCGTGCAACGGAACGGGAAGGGTGCGCCGGCAGAAAACCGTTGAAATTTCGATCCCGGCGGGCATCGACGACAATCAGGTGCTGAATGTCGGCGGCCAGGGCGACGCCGGGGTCAACGGCGGCCCCGCCGGGGATCTGCATGTGTTCGTCAGCGTCCGGCCCCACCCGATCTTTGAACGGCGCGGGAACGACGTCTGGTGCGAGATGCCGATCACGTTCACACAGGCGGCGCTCGGCGCGGATGTCACCGTCCCCACGCTGGATGGCAAGGTCAGCTACCACGTGCACGAGGGCACCCAGCCGGGCGACGTTTTCAAGCTGCGCGGCAAGGGGATCCCGAATATCGGCGGCCGCGGCCGCGGCGACCAGTATGTGCGCGTCACGATCGAAGTCCCGAAGAATCTTTCCGAAAAGCAGAAAGAGCTTCTGCAGGAGTTCGACGGCGAGGGCAGCGAGCGGAACTATCAGAAGAGAAAAAGCTTTTTCGATAAGCTCAAAGGCAGGTTCGACACGGAGAAATAA
- a CDS encoding conserved protein of unknown function (Evidence 4 : Unknown function but conserved in other organisms) — translation MQNNKFDGSEYQDAFGGAKKLYQAIPVPPELSGRVGAALSSARPGHGMAWRKTAVSAAAVLALFIISVNASPAFAKTVYQVPVLGNVARVFTLWRYSEQSDARQIRIEAPSVSNTGHAELEARVNHEIQSKIDTILKESKKRSESERKAYLETGGKAEDFIPVTVDVNYEVKCSNESTLSFVINKTEVRASSNTEQVFYNIDLKTGKEITLSELLGKDYRKIADASITKQIAELKKDPKNMFFEGDEGFHGISSDQHFYINTKGNPVICFDKYAIAPGYMGLLEFEIAK, via the coding sequence ATGCAAAACAACAAATTCGACGGTTCGGAGTATCAGGACGCGTTCGGCGGCGCAAAGAAGCTTTATCAGGCCATTCCGGTTCCCCCCGAGCTCAGCGGGCGCGTCGGCGCCGCCCTATCCTCCGCGCGGCCGGGGCACGGAATGGCCTGGCGGAAAACCGCCGTCAGCGCCGCCGCGGTTCTGGCCCTCTTCATCATCTCCGTCAACGCCAGCCCGGCTTTTGCCAAAACCGTCTACCAGGTTCCGGTGCTGGGCAATGTCGCCCGCGTCTTCACCCTCTGGAGGTATTCCGAGCAAAGCGACGCCCGGCAGATCCGGATCGAGGCGCCGTCGGTCAGCAACACCGGCCATGCGGAGCTGGAAGCCCGCGTGAACCATGAAATCCAGTCGAAGATCGACACGATCCTAAAAGAATCCAAAAAGCGCAGCGAGAGCGAAAGAAAAGCCTATCTGGAAACGGGCGGCAAGGCGGAGGATTTCATCCCCGTGACGGTCGACGTGAATTACGAGGTAAAATGCTCGAACGAATCCACCCTGTCGTTTGTCATCAACAAGACGGAGGTCCGGGCCAGTTCGAACACCGAGCAGGTTTTTTACAACATCGACCTGAAAACCGGAAAAGAGATCACCCTGTCCGAGCTGCTGGGCAAAGATTACAGGAAGATCGCGGATGCTTCGATCACAAAGCAGATCGCGGAGCTCAAGAAGGACCCCAAAAACATGTTTTTCGAAGGTGACGAGGGATTCCATGGGATTTCCAGCGACCAGCATTTCTACATCAACACCAAAGGGAACCCGGTGATCTGCTTCGACAAATACGCCATCGCCCCCGGTTACATGGGCCTGCTGGAATTCGAGATTGCCAAATAG
- a CDS encoding protein of unknown function (Evidence 5 : Unknown function), whose translation METKEQNQAQYQNPQVPAQPYPNQLEDTAPLSVGSYLIMMIVTAIPLVGLIMLFVWGFGNRNVNRRNYARAALIVAAISIVLSIIFGASLVAWFASTLGGTGY comes from the coding sequence ATGGAAACCAAAGAGCAGAACCAGGCTCAGTATCAGAATCCGCAGGTTCCGGCCCAGCCTTACCCGAATCAGCTTGAGGACACGGCCCCGCTTTCCGTCGGCAGCTATCTGATCATGATGATCGTCACCGCGATCCCGCTCGTCGGGCTGATCATGCTGTTTGTCTGGGGCTTCGGCAACCGGAACGTCAACCGCAGGAACTACGCCCGGGCGGCGCTGATCGTCGCGGCGATCAGCATCGTGCTCTCCATTATTTTCGGCGCCAGCCTGGTCGCATGGTTCGCTTCCACTTTGGGCGGCACCGGGTATTGA
- the hrcA gene encoding Heat-inducible transcription repressor HrcA, with protein MELSERKLKILAAIVDAYVKTGEPVGSKSLACDLGVSSATIRNEMADLVELGLLEQPHTSAGRVPSQKGYRVYIDRIMNRKPISRKEQLYLDGLLFSSAYDPEKLLEGVSQALAGLTRFAAVSTAPSGRKADIRALQFVQTGRRTAMLILLTSAGTMKNQVFRCDFDLSPEILRVFFRVMNERLAGMPVASVTPAFVQTLAASLGDLTALMSSALAALLEAAQESVETEIRLNGQMNLLFYPEFERGNARRVMDFLERPQDLVDLLLRPQPSADVKVMIGEETRHPELYDSSVVVGQYAIGGKNAGAIGVIGPTRMDYAGLISKIEYLSGSVSRMLTELMKDE; from the coding sequence TTGGAGCTGAGCGAGAGAAAATTGAAAATCCTGGCCGCCATTGTGGATGCGTATGTCAAAACGGGCGAGCCGGTGGGCTCCAAATCGCTGGCTTGCGACCTTGGCGTTTCTTCTGCCACCATACGCAACGAGATGGCCGACCTGGTCGAACTGGGGCTGCTGGAGCAGCCCCATACCTCCGCCGGCCGGGTCCCCTCCCAAAAGGGGTACCGGGTCTATATCGACAGAATCATGAACCGCAAACCGATTTCCAGAAAAGAGCAGCTTTATCTGGACGGCCTGCTGTTTTCCAGCGCTTACGACCCCGAAAAGCTTTTGGAGGGCGTGTCCCAGGCGCTGGCGGGCCTTACCCGCTTCGCCGCCGTCTCGACCGCGCCTTCCGGCAGAAAAGCGGACATCCGGGCGCTGCAGTTCGTGCAGACCGGCCGCCGCACCGCTATGCTGATTTTGCTGACTTCCGCGGGAACCATGAAAAATCAGGTTTTCCGCTGTGACTTTGACCTGTCTCCGGAAATCCTGCGCGTGTTCTTCCGCGTGATGAACGAAAGGCTGGCGGGCATGCCGGTCGCGTCCGTCACCCCGGCGTTCGTCCAGACCCTGGCGGCCTCCCTCGGCGACCTTACGGCGCTGATGTCGTCCGCCCTGGCGGCGCTTCTGGAAGCCGCGCAGGAATCGGTGGAGACCGAAATCCGCCTGAACGGGCAGATGAACCTTCTTTTTTACCCCGAGTTCGAGCGCGGGAACGCGCGGCGCGTGATGGATTTCCTGGAGCGCCCGCAGGATCTGGTGGATCTGCTGCTTCGGCCGCAGCCGTCCGCCGACGTAAAGGTGATGATCGGCGAGGAGACCAGGCATCCGGAGCTGTACGATTCCAGCGTCGTCGTGGGCCAGTATGCCATCGGCGGGAAAAACGCCGGGGCGATCGGGGTAATCGGGCCGACGAGGATGGATTACGCCGGGCTGATCTCCAAAATCGAATATCTTTCCGGTTCCGTCAGCCGGATGCTGACCGAGCTGATGAAGGACGAATGA
- a CDS encoding conserved protein of unknown function (Evidence 4 : Unknown function but conserved in other organisms), with amino-acid sequence MNYSAEVERMCTVAKGPHHGPAPIPEEGKWVKAYEIRDISGLSHGVGWCAPQQGACKLTLNVKDGVVQEALIETIGCSGMTHSAAMAAEILPGKTLLECLNTDLVCDAINVAMRELFKQLAYGRSQTAFSEGGLPIGAGLEDLGKGLRSQVGTMYSTGAKGVRYMEMAEGYILSLALDENDEVVGYKFVKLGKMMEDIRHGVNPEEAYKKNVGQYGRYDGAAKYIDPREE; translated from the coding sequence ATGAATTATTCCGCAGAAGTGGAAAGAATGTGTACCGTCGCCAAAGGGCCGCATCACGGCCCCGCGCCGATTCCCGAAGAGGGAAAATGGGTGAAGGCCTATGAGATCAGGGATATTTCCGGCCTTTCCCACGGAGTCGGCTGGTGCGCGCCCCAGCAGGGTGCGTGCAAGCTCACGCTCAACGTGAAGGACGGCGTCGTTCAGGAAGCCCTGATCGAAACCATCGGATGCTCGGGCATGACTCATTCCGCGGCGATGGCGGCGGAGATTCTGCCGGGCAAGACGCTGCTGGAATGCCTGAATACCGACCTTGTCTGCGACGCCATCAACGTCGCGATGCGCGAACTCTTCAAGCAGCTCGCCTACGGCCGCAGCCAGACGGCCTTTTCCGAGGGCGGCCTGCCCATCGGCGCCGGGCTGGAGGATCTGGGCAAGGGCCTTCGCTCCCAAGTGGGGACCATGTACAGCACCGGAGCGAAGGGCGTGCGCTACATGGAGATGGCGGAGGGCTACATCCTGTCGCTTGCCCTGGATGAAAACGACGAAGTCGTCGGATACAAATTCGTCAAGCTCGGAAAAATGATGGAGGATATCCGCCACGGCGTGAACCCCGAAGAGGCGTACAAAAAGAACGTCGGGCAATACGGCCGCTACGACGGCGCCGCCAAATACATCGACCCGCGGGAAGAGTAA
- the sigV gene encoding RNA polymerase ECF(extracytoplasmic function)-type lysozyme-sensitive sigma factor (sigma(V)) (Evidence 2a : Function from experimental evidences in other organisms; PubMedId : 16274938, 21926231, 23687273, 26901131, 30020925; Product type r : regulator), with protein sequence MNQNSASTAELLKDYLQTHQQDFYRLAYSYTKSRDAALDVVQDSIEKAIRKSGTLNHPDSLKPWFYRILVNESLSYLRRNKPLLSGDVLQDVPMMDGDPEAALDLYRAIGALEPKLRTVIILRFFEDLKLEQIAKVTHSNLSTAKSRLYRGLGLLKAYLK encoded by the coding sequence ATGAATCAAAACAGCGCTTCCACAGCAGAGCTTCTGAAAGATTATCTGCAGACCCATCAGCAGGATTTTTACCGGCTGGCGTACAGCTACACCAAAAGCCGCGACGCCGCGCTGGATGTGGTGCAGGATTCCATCGAGAAGGCCATCCGGAAATCCGGCACGCTGAACCATCCGGATTCCCTGAAGCCATGGTTTTACCGAATCCTGGTCAACGAATCGCTCTCTTATCTGCGCAGAAACAAACCGCTTCTTTCCGGCGACGTCCTGCAGGACGTCCCCATGATGGACGGCGACCCCGAAGCGGCGCTGGACCTGTACCGTGCCATCGGCGCTCTGGAGCCGAAACTGAGGACCGTGATCATCCTGCGGTTCTTTGAAGACCTGAAGCTGGAGCAGATCGCAAAGGTGACGCACAGCAATCTGAGCACGGCGAAATCCCGCCTTTACCGGGGCCTGGGACTGCTGAAAGCCTATCTGAAATAA
- a CDS encoding Heme chaperone HemW has translation MLTDRGRWFSISEPIGVYIHVPFCAAKCPYCDFYSLPGRAAGGRDDYARALARLLRRKFGDRRRKADTLYFGGGTPPLLGAENLAALIREAKRDFGLSDAEITVEVNPAQYPPDFFEKMARAGVTRLSIGLQSADDGELRLLGRRHTAAQARQAVRDAQAAGFANISLDLMLAIQLQTEDSLRRSVEFCAECGVQHVSAYLLKVERGTPYDRRRDKLQLPGEDETAELYLLACRELEQYGFAQYEISNFAQKGKESRHNLKYWNAEEYFGAGPSAHSFLDGARYYYPPDFAAFLAGREPAREGTGGSFEEYAMLRLRLADGLRGDKCRARFGHGIPPEYRERAEKYAGAGLLTCGDDAIRLTPRGFLVSNALIGEILF, from the coding sequence GTGCTTACGGACCGCGGGAGGTGGTTCTCTATCAGCGAGCCGATCGGTGTCTATATTCATGTTCCGTTCTGCGCCGCGAAATGCCCGTACTGTGATTTCTATTCCCTGCCCGGACGGGCGGCGGGCGGCAGGGACGACTACGCCCGCGCGCTTGCCCGGCTGCTGCGCCGGAAGTTCGGGGACCGCCGCAGAAAAGCGGACACGCTGTATTTCGGCGGGGGCACGCCCCCGCTGCTGGGCGCGGAAAACCTTGCCGCGCTGATCCGGGAAGCAAAGCGCGATTTCGGCCTTTCGGATGCCGAGATCACCGTAGAGGTCAACCCCGCGCAGTATCCGCCGGATTTTTTTGAAAAGATGGCGCGGGCGGGCGTTACGCGCCTTTCCATCGGGCTTCAGTCGGCGGACGACGGGGAGCTCCGGCTCCTCGGCCGGCGCCACACGGCCGCGCAGGCGCGGCAGGCGGTGCGGGATGCGCAGGCGGCGGGCTTCGCGAACATCTCCCTCGACCTGATGCTGGCAATCCAGCTCCAGACGGAGGACAGCCTCCGCCGGTCCGTGGAATTCTGTGCGGAGTGCGGCGTCCAGCACGTTTCCGCGTACCTGCTGAAGGTGGAGCGCGGCACGCCGTACGACAGGCGCCGGGATAAGCTGCAGCTTCCCGGCGAGGACGAGACGGCGGAGCTGTACCTGCTTGCCTGCCGGGAGCTGGAGCAGTACGGCTTCGCACAGTACGAAATATCGAATTTCGCGCAAAAGGGAAAGGAGAGCCGCCACAACCTGAAATACTGGAACGCCGAGGAGTATTTCGGCGCGGGCCCGTCCGCCCATTCGTTCCTGGACGGGGCCCGGTATTATTATCCCCCGGATTTCGCGGCGTTTCTCGCGGGGCGGGAACCGGCCCGCGAGGGGACCGGCGGCTCTTTCGAGGAGTACGCCATGCTCCGGCTCCGCCTTGCGGATGGCCTGCGCGGCGACAAGTGCCGCGCGCGCTTCGGCCACGGGATTCCGCCCGAATATCGGGAGCGGGCGGAAAAGTATGCCGGCGCGGGGCTCCTGACGTGCGGGGACGACGCGATCCGGCTGACCCCGCGGGGCTTTCTCGTCTCGAATGCGCTGATCGGCGAGATCCTTTTCTAA